One Sporomusaceae bacterium ACPt DNA window includes the following coding sequences:
- the nrtD_1 gene encoding Nitrate import ATP-binding protein NrtD, protein MVYSDNSIIMNNIGKNFATKTGLVIAVHDISLAIGDGEFFSILGPSGCGKTTLLRILAGLETASQGELIINVSSQDRPVNSMVFQEQSVFPWMSVKDNVAYGLKLRGVPKQERYEIADRYIRMIGLSKFANAYPHQLSGGMKQRVSVARAFANDPEILLMDEPFGALDEQTRLILQQELLRIWELAQKTTVFITHSIDEALCLSDRIMIMTAHPGTVKAIIDVDLPRPRDLSAIRTSLHYNELFQTIWLTLREEVLKVKNQELG, encoded by the coding sequence ATGGTTTATAGCGACAACAGCATTATTATGAACAATATCGGTAAAAATTTTGCCACAAAAACCGGCCTGGTCATCGCAGTCCATGACATCAGCCTCGCTATCGGCGACGGCGAGTTTTTCTCCATCCTCGGCCCCAGTGGTTGCGGTAAAACCACACTGTTACGCATCTTAGCCGGCCTGGAAACAGCTTCTCAGGGAGAACTTATCATCAATGTCAGTTCCCAGGATCGGCCGGTGAACTCCATGGTTTTTCAGGAACAGTCGGTTTTTCCATGGATGTCTGTTAAAGACAATGTGGCCTATGGCCTTAAGCTGCGGGGTGTGCCAAAACAGGAACGCTATGAAATTGCCGACCGGTATATCCGGATGATTGGCCTGTCCAAATTCGCCAACGCTTACCCACACCAGTTATCTGGCGGAATGAAGCAGCGGGTTAGCGTAGCCCGGGCTTTTGCAAACGACCCGGAGATACTGTTAATGGATGAACCCTTCGGCGCCCTGGATGAACAAACCCGGCTCATTCTCCAACAGGAACTGCTGCGTATCTGGGAGCTGGCCCAAAAGACAACGGTGTTTATCACCCATAGTATTGATGAAGCCTTATGTTTGAGCGACAGAATTATGATTATGACAGCCCATCCCGGCACAGTCAAGGCCATTATCGACGTGGATTTGCCGCGTCCCCGGGACCTGTCAGCCATCCGGACTTCCCTTCACTACAACGAGCTATTCCAGACTATATGGCTGACATTGCGCGAGGAAGTACTCAAGGTCAAAAACCAGGAATTGGGTTAG